The Pungitius pungitius chromosome 10, fPunPun2.1, whole genome shotgun sequence genome has a window encoding:
- the ttc21b gene encoding tetratricopeptide repeat protein 21B isoform X1, whose protein sequence is MEDEETTLALIRCYCYEKYFNHAVNASAAAQKKFDNDPIYTFYHAYGTLMQGGLERNQIQEASMELDTIRDSRDVSLCTLMALVYAEKKKTNPEREVIQELDAKVKEDRKSASPKSLYYAGMFLWLLGRNDKAREYTERMIKLSSGSREGMILKAWIDVTSGKDAYARKAGKYFDEGLKEKADVFALMGKAQYYEYRQNYSGALEIVNKVIVSFPGFLPALTKKMKLLLSLQDWEQTMNASHRILQKDTNNLEALRMLALHSLCRDGDITESVKQLSNLIGSIELLEPHNPELFYRMSLAFTRVCGRNEKVIGQTFRMVERAFSVASGDSDLATELGYQMVLQGRIKEAMKWYKTAMALDETSVSALTGIIRCQLIEGQLEDAEQQLEFLTEIQQSIGKSGELLYLRALLAVKKRRSQEEVTNLLNDAVDTHFSTLQGLPLGVEYLEKLNPDFLLEIVKEYLALCPAKPPAQGQPPAPQLQHCATLLDTVVKIVPGLPEGVFLLAKVRYQSGDVLAAQSSLQRCLDQCPSYADAHLLMAQIHLLQGNFPLSSQSLELCLSHNFEIREHPLYHLINAQAKKKMGELTEAIQTLQMAMSLPGIRRAGSSKSKNKKIVLSPADCVSVFLELAEALWLNGEQHEAAKVMQDAINEFSGTPEELRVTIANADLALLRGDTEQALSMLRNTTPEQPYYIQAKEKMAYIYLNHRKDKRLYASCFREMVEKMPSPYTYLLLGDAYMNIQEPEKAIEVYEQALKKNPKDGALASKIGRALVKTHNYVKAINYYEAALKTEQQNFLRYDLAELLMKMKQYPRCEGVLNEALAHESVSEVLALSDDCRSLVLLAKVQNKVDKIEEALLSLQRARDVQAKVLKRVQLEQPDAVPAHKQLAAEICAEIAKHYTSQRGYERAVKFYKEALVYCETDRKVMLELARLYLTLGEVDACQEQCSVILKKDQFNEDATLMMADIMFRKQDYEKAVFHFQQLLERKPDNYPTLSRLIDLLRRAGKLEEVPRFIDMAEKHSSRTKFDPGFNYCKGLYLWFTGQPNEALRHFNKARKDNDWGQNAVYNMIEIYLNPDNDTMGGEVFENLDGEIGNSTEKQESEQLAVRTADKLLKELKPQTPGGHTQLRILENYCFLATKQKANVEKALSVFTEIANSESDHVPALLAMATAYMMLKQTPRARNQLKRIAKMNWSLIDADEFEKSWLLLADIYIHLGKYDMAGDLLKRCLNHNKSCCKAYEYLGYIMEKEQAFRDAALNYELAWKYGNRTNPTIGYKLAFNYLKAKRHVDAIDVCHKVLAAHPNYPKMKKEILDKARCALRS, encoded by the exons ATGGAGGATGAAGAAACAACGTTG gCTTTGATAAGATGCTATTGCTATGAAAAGTATTTCAACCACGCCGTGAACGCTTCAGCCGCAGCTCAGAAGAAATTCGACAATGATCCCATCTATACTTTTTACCATGCATACGGCACCCTGATGCAAGGTGGGCTTGAGAGAA ATCAAATTCAAGAAGCCTCAATGGAGTTGGACACGATACGAGACAGTCGAGACGTGTCTCTCTGCACGCTGATGGCTCTCGTctatgcagagaaaaaaaagacaaatccgG AGAGAGAAGTCATCCAAGAACTCGATGCCAAGGTCAAGGAGGATCGAAAAAGTGCATCTCCCAAGAGTCTGTACTACGCTGGGATGTTTCTCTGGCTATTAGGGCGAAATGATAAGGCAAGAGAGTACACAGAGAGAATGATTAAACTCTCCAGTGGCTCTAGagag GGGATGATCCTAAAAGCCTGGATAGATGTGACATCTGGTAAAGACGCCTACGCCAGAAAGGCTGGAAAGTACTTTGATGAGGGACTGAAAGAGAAGGCAGATGTTTTTGCTCTGATGGGAAAG GCCCAATACTATGAATATCGTCAGAACTACTCCGGAGCGTTGGAGATAGTCAACAAGGTCATCGTTAGTTTTCCTGGTTTCTTGCCTGCACTCACCAAGAAGATGAAACTGTTGCTCAGCCTTCAAGACTGGGAGCAAACCATGAATGCATCACACAG GATTTTACAGAAGGATACAAATAATTTGGAGGCGCTACGGATGCTGGCTCTACATTCTTTATGTAGAGATGGAGATATTACTgag TCGGTAAAGCAGCTTTCAAACCTCATCGGCAGCATTGAGCTCCTGGAACCACACAACCCAGAGCTCTTCTACAGGATGTCTCTTGCCTTCACCCGGGTT TGTGGACGGAATGAGAAAGTTATTGGACAGACGTTTAGGATGGTGGAAAGAGCCTTCTCTGTGGCATCAGGGGACTCCGATCTAGCCACGGAGTTGGGCTACCAGATGGTGCTTCAGGGCAGAATCAAGGAGGCCATGAAGTGGTACAAGACAGCCATGGCTTTGGACGAGACAAGTGTCTCTGCTTTGACTG GGATAATTCGTTGCCAGTTGATAGAGGGCCAACTTGAAGATGCAGAACAACAGTTAGAATTTCTCACAGAGATTCAACAATCTATTGGAAAATCAGGG GAGCTACTTTACCTACGTGCTCTGCTGGCGGTTAAAAAGCGCCGCTCCCAGGAAGAGGTGACAAATCTGCTGAATGATGCCGTGGACACCCACTTTTCCACTCTGCAGGGCCTACCTCTGGGAGTGGAATACCTTGAGAAGCTGAACCCGGACTTCCTATTGGAGATTGTCAAAGAGTATCTTGCATTGTGTCCTGCTAAG CCTCCAGCACAGGGCCAGCCTCCGGCTCCCCAGCTTCAGCACTGTGCCACCTTGTTGGATACTGTAGTCAAGATTGTACCAGGTCTCCCCGAAGGTGTTTTCCTGCTAGCAAAAGTCAGATATCAGTCTG GTGACGTTTTAGCTGCTCAGAGCAGTCTACAACGTTGTCTGGACCAGTGTCCTTCCTATGCAGATGCTCATCTGCTAATGGCACAGATTCATCTGTTGCAGGGTAACTTCCCATTGTCTTCCCAGTCTCTTGAGCTCTGCCTCAGCCATAACTTTGAG ATACGAGAACATCCCTTGTACCACCTGATCAATGCTCAGGCGAAGAAGAAAATGGGTGAGCTGACGGAGGCTATTCAGACACTGCAGATGGCCATGAGTCTTCCAGGTATCCGCAGAGCTGGATCCTCCAAATCCAAGAACAAGAAGATTGTGCTGAGTCCTGCTGACTGCGTCTCTGTCTTCTTGGAGTTAGCTGAGGCCCTGTGGCTCAACGGAGAACAG CATGAAGCAGCAAAGGTGATGCAAGATGCCATCAATGAGTTCTCGGGAACGCCTGAGGAGCTGCGTGTCACCATTGCCAATGCGGACTTGGCCCTGCTGCGAGGAGATACGGAGCAGGCACTGAGTATGCTCCGAAACACTACCCCCGAGCAGCCATACTACATCCAAGCCAAGGAGAAAATGGCATACATATATCTGAACCACAGGAAAGACAAACGTCTGTATGCCAGCTGTTTCAG GGAAATGGTAGAGAAGATGCCCAGCCCATACACATACCTCTTATTAGGTGATGCCTACATGAACATTCAAGAA CCTGAGAAGGCCATTGAGGTTTATGAGCAAGCTCTGAAGAAAAACCCCAAAGATGGTGCCCTAGCCAGCAAAATTGGGAGAGCCCTGGTCAAGACTCATAACTACGTGAAG GCAATAAATTACTATGAAGCAGCCCTGAAGACGGAGCAGCAGAACTTCCTGCGCTACGACCTGGCTGAGctgctgatgaagatgaagcaaTACCCGCGCTGTGAGGGAGTTCTAAATGAAGCTTTGGCCCATGAATCAG TGAGCGAAGTGCTGGCGCTCTCAGATGATTGCCGCTCTCTGGTGCTGTTGGCAAAGGTCCAAAACAAGGTGGACAAAATCGAGGAAGCTTTACTCTCCCTGCAAAGA gcccgGGATGTGCAGGCCAAGGTGCTGAAGCGGGTGCAGTTGGAGCAGCCCGACGCCGTCCCCGCGCACAAACAGCTCGCCGCCGAGATCTGCGCTGAGATCGCGAAACACTACACAAGTCAGAGGGGCTATGAGAGGGCGGTCAAATTCTACAAAGAAGCTCTTGTGTATTGTGAGACCGATCGCAAG GTGATGCTGGAGTTGGCCCGGTTGTACCTCACTCTAGGTGAGGTTGACGCGTGCCAGGAGCAGTGCAGCGTCATTTTGAAGAAAGACCAGTTTAACGAAGACGCAACTctg ATGATGGCTGACATAATGTTTAGGAAGCAGGACTACGAGAAGGCCGTCTTCCACTTCCAACAACTCCTGGAGCGCAAACCAG ACAACTACCCAACGCTGTCGCGTCTCATTGACTTGTTGAGGAGGGCCGGCAAGTTAGAAGAAGTTCCCCGATTTATTGACATGGCAGAAAAACATTCATCCAGGACTAAATTTGACCCTGGGTTCAACTACTGCAAAGGGCTTTATCTGTG GTTCACAGGACAACCCAATGAAGCTCTGCGGCACTTCAACAAAGCAAGGAAAGACAACGATTGGGGTCAAAACGCTGTGTACAACATGATTGAAATCTACCTAAACCCTGACAATGACACCATGGGAGGAGAAGTGTTTGAGAATTTAGATGGTGAAATAGG GAATTCCACGGAGAAGCAGGAGTCCGAGCAGCTCGCCGTGAGAACAGCGGATAAGCTGCTGAAGGAGTTAAAGCCCCAGACaccaggaggacacacacaactCCGCATCCTGGAGAACTACTGCTTTCTGGCCACTAAACAAAAGGCCAATGTGGAGAAAGCTCTTAGTGTTTTCACAGAGATTGCAAACAGTGAA agtGACCACGTACCGGCACTCTTGGCCATGGCGACAGCTTATATGATGCTGAAACAGACTCCCCGAGCCAGGAACCAGCTCAAACGCATCGCCAAGATGAACTGGAGCCTCATCGATGCCGATGAGTTTGAGAAGAGCTGGCTGCTCTTGGCGGACATCTACATCCATTTGGGGAAGTACGACATGGCCGGGGACCTGTTGAAGAGATGCCTCAATCATAACAAG TCATGCTGTAAGGCTTACGAGTATCTGGGCTACATAATGGAAAAGGAGCAGGCATTCCGTGATGCAGCTCTTAACTATGAACTGGCTTGGAAATATGGAAATCGAACTAACCCAACTATTG gatACAAGCTGGCTTTCAACTACCTAAAAGCAAAGAGGCATGTTGATGCCATAGATGTGTGTCATAAG GTTTTGGCTGCTCATCCAAATTatcccaaaatgaaaaaggaaatccTCGACAAAGCTCGTTGTGCCCTGAGatcgtag
- the ttc21b gene encoding tetratricopeptide repeat protein 21B isoform X2: protein MEDEETTLALIRCYCYEKYFNHAVNASAAAQKKFDNDPIYTFYHAYGTLMQDQIQEASMELDTIRDSRDVSLCTLMALVYAEKKKTNPEREVIQELDAKVKEDRKSASPKSLYYAGMFLWLLGRNDKAREYTERMIKLSSGSREGMILKAWIDVTSGKDAYARKAGKYFDEGLKEKADVFALMGKAQYYEYRQNYSGALEIVNKVIVSFPGFLPALTKKMKLLLSLQDWEQTMNASHRILQKDTNNLEALRMLALHSLCRDGDITESVKQLSNLIGSIELLEPHNPELFYRMSLAFTRVCGRNEKVIGQTFRMVERAFSVASGDSDLATELGYQMVLQGRIKEAMKWYKTAMALDETSVSALTGIIRCQLIEGQLEDAEQQLEFLTEIQQSIGKSGELLYLRALLAVKKRRSQEEVTNLLNDAVDTHFSTLQGLPLGVEYLEKLNPDFLLEIVKEYLALCPAKPPAQGQPPAPQLQHCATLLDTVVKIVPGLPEGVFLLAKVRYQSGDVLAAQSSLQRCLDQCPSYADAHLLMAQIHLLQGNFPLSSQSLELCLSHNFEIREHPLYHLINAQAKKKMGELTEAIQTLQMAMSLPGIRRAGSSKSKNKKIVLSPADCVSVFLELAEALWLNGEQHEAAKVMQDAINEFSGTPEELRVTIANADLALLRGDTEQALSMLRNTTPEQPYYIQAKEKMAYIYLNHRKDKRLYASCFREMVEKMPSPYTYLLLGDAYMNIQEPEKAIEVYEQALKKNPKDGALASKIGRALVKTHNYVKAINYYEAALKTEQQNFLRYDLAELLMKMKQYPRCEGVLNEALAHESVSEVLALSDDCRSLVLLAKVQNKVDKIEEALLSLQRARDVQAKVLKRVQLEQPDAVPAHKQLAAEICAEIAKHYTSQRGYERAVKFYKEALVYCETDRKVMLELARLYLTLGEVDACQEQCSVILKKDQFNEDATLMMADIMFRKQDYEKAVFHFQQLLERKPDNYPTLSRLIDLLRRAGKLEEVPRFIDMAEKHSSRTKFDPGFNYCKGLYLWFTGQPNEALRHFNKARKDNDWGQNAVYNMIEIYLNPDNDTMGGEVFENLDGEIGNSTEKQESEQLAVRTADKLLKELKPQTPGGHTQLRILENYCFLATKQKANVEKALSVFTEIANSESDHVPALLAMATAYMMLKQTPRARNQLKRIAKMNWSLIDADEFEKSWLLLADIYIHLGKYDMAGDLLKRCLNHNKSCCKAYEYLGYIMEKEQAFRDAALNYELAWKYGNRTNPTIGYKLAFNYLKAKRHVDAIDVCHKVLAAHPNYPKMKKEILDKARCALRS from the exons ATGGAGGATGAAGAAACAACGTTG gCTTTGATAAGATGCTATTGCTATGAAAAGTATTTCAACCACGCCGTGAACGCTTCAGCCGCAGCTCAGAAGAAATTCGACAATGATCCCATCTATACTTTTTACCATGCATACGGCACCCTGATGCAAG ATCAAATTCAAGAAGCCTCAATGGAGTTGGACACGATACGAGACAGTCGAGACGTGTCTCTCTGCACGCTGATGGCTCTCGTctatgcagagaaaaaaaagacaaatccgG AGAGAGAAGTCATCCAAGAACTCGATGCCAAGGTCAAGGAGGATCGAAAAAGTGCATCTCCCAAGAGTCTGTACTACGCTGGGATGTTTCTCTGGCTATTAGGGCGAAATGATAAGGCAAGAGAGTACACAGAGAGAATGATTAAACTCTCCAGTGGCTCTAGagag GGGATGATCCTAAAAGCCTGGATAGATGTGACATCTGGTAAAGACGCCTACGCCAGAAAGGCTGGAAAGTACTTTGATGAGGGACTGAAAGAGAAGGCAGATGTTTTTGCTCTGATGGGAAAG GCCCAATACTATGAATATCGTCAGAACTACTCCGGAGCGTTGGAGATAGTCAACAAGGTCATCGTTAGTTTTCCTGGTTTCTTGCCTGCACTCACCAAGAAGATGAAACTGTTGCTCAGCCTTCAAGACTGGGAGCAAACCATGAATGCATCACACAG GATTTTACAGAAGGATACAAATAATTTGGAGGCGCTACGGATGCTGGCTCTACATTCTTTATGTAGAGATGGAGATATTACTgag TCGGTAAAGCAGCTTTCAAACCTCATCGGCAGCATTGAGCTCCTGGAACCACACAACCCAGAGCTCTTCTACAGGATGTCTCTTGCCTTCACCCGGGTT TGTGGACGGAATGAGAAAGTTATTGGACAGACGTTTAGGATGGTGGAAAGAGCCTTCTCTGTGGCATCAGGGGACTCCGATCTAGCCACGGAGTTGGGCTACCAGATGGTGCTTCAGGGCAGAATCAAGGAGGCCATGAAGTGGTACAAGACAGCCATGGCTTTGGACGAGACAAGTGTCTCTGCTTTGACTG GGATAATTCGTTGCCAGTTGATAGAGGGCCAACTTGAAGATGCAGAACAACAGTTAGAATTTCTCACAGAGATTCAACAATCTATTGGAAAATCAGGG GAGCTACTTTACCTACGTGCTCTGCTGGCGGTTAAAAAGCGCCGCTCCCAGGAAGAGGTGACAAATCTGCTGAATGATGCCGTGGACACCCACTTTTCCACTCTGCAGGGCCTACCTCTGGGAGTGGAATACCTTGAGAAGCTGAACCCGGACTTCCTATTGGAGATTGTCAAAGAGTATCTTGCATTGTGTCCTGCTAAG CCTCCAGCACAGGGCCAGCCTCCGGCTCCCCAGCTTCAGCACTGTGCCACCTTGTTGGATACTGTAGTCAAGATTGTACCAGGTCTCCCCGAAGGTGTTTTCCTGCTAGCAAAAGTCAGATATCAGTCTG GTGACGTTTTAGCTGCTCAGAGCAGTCTACAACGTTGTCTGGACCAGTGTCCTTCCTATGCAGATGCTCATCTGCTAATGGCACAGATTCATCTGTTGCAGGGTAACTTCCCATTGTCTTCCCAGTCTCTTGAGCTCTGCCTCAGCCATAACTTTGAG ATACGAGAACATCCCTTGTACCACCTGATCAATGCTCAGGCGAAGAAGAAAATGGGTGAGCTGACGGAGGCTATTCAGACACTGCAGATGGCCATGAGTCTTCCAGGTATCCGCAGAGCTGGATCCTCCAAATCCAAGAACAAGAAGATTGTGCTGAGTCCTGCTGACTGCGTCTCTGTCTTCTTGGAGTTAGCTGAGGCCCTGTGGCTCAACGGAGAACAG CATGAAGCAGCAAAGGTGATGCAAGATGCCATCAATGAGTTCTCGGGAACGCCTGAGGAGCTGCGTGTCACCATTGCCAATGCGGACTTGGCCCTGCTGCGAGGAGATACGGAGCAGGCACTGAGTATGCTCCGAAACACTACCCCCGAGCAGCCATACTACATCCAAGCCAAGGAGAAAATGGCATACATATATCTGAACCACAGGAAAGACAAACGTCTGTATGCCAGCTGTTTCAG GGAAATGGTAGAGAAGATGCCCAGCCCATACACATACCTCTTATTAGGTGATGCCTACATGAACATTCAAGAA CCTGAGAAGGCCATTGAGGTTTATGAGCAAGCTCTGAAGAAAAACCCCAAAGATGGTGCCCTAGCCAGCAAAATTGGGAGAGCCCTGGTCAAGACTCATAACTACGTGAAG GCAATAAATTACTATGAAGCAGCCCTGAAGACGGAGCAGCAGAACTTCCTGCGCTACGACCTGGCTGAGctgctgatgaagatgaagcaaTACCCGCGCTGTGAGGGAGTTCTAAATGAAGCTTTGGCCCATGAATCAG TGAGCGAAGTGCTGGCGCTCTCAGATGATTGCCGCTCTCTGGTGCTGTTGGCAAAGGTCCAAAACAAGGTGGACAAAATCGAGGAAGCTTTACTCTCCCTGCAAAGA gcccgGGATGTGCAGGCCAAGGTGCTGAAGCGGGTGCAGTTGGAGCAGCCCGACGCCGTCCCCGCGCACAAACAGCTCGCCGCCGAGATCTGCGCTGAGATCGCGAAACACTACACAAGTCAGAGGGGCTATGAGAGGGCGGTCAAATTCTACAAAGAAGCTCTTGTGTATTGTGAGACCGATCGCAAG GTGATGCTGGAGTTGGCCCGGTTGTACCTCACTCTAGGTGAGGTTGACGCGTGCCAGGAGCAGTGCAGCGTCATTTTGAAGAAAGACCAGTTTAACGAAGACGCAACTctg ATGATGGCTGACATAATGTTTAGGAAGCAGGACTACGAGAAGGCCGTCTTCCACTTCCAACAACTCCTGGAGCGCAAACCAG ACAACTACCCAACGCTGTCGCGTCTCATTGACTTGTTGAGGAGGGCCGGCAAGTTAGAAGAAGTTCCCCGATTTATTGACATGGCAGAAAAACATTCATCCAGGACTAAATTTGACCCTGGGTTCAACTACTGCAAAGGGCTTTATCTGTG GTTCACAGGACAACCCAATGAAGCTCTGCGGCACTTCAACAAAGCAAGGAAAGACAACGATTGGGGTCAAAACGCTGTGTACAACATGATTGAAATCTACCTAAACCCTGACAATGACACCATGGGAGGAGAAGTGTTTGAGAATTTAGATGGTGAAATAGG GAATTCCACGGAGAAGCAGGAGTCCGAGCAGCTCGCCGTGAGAACAGCGGATAAGCTGCTGAAGGAGTTAAAGCCCCAGACaccaggaggacacacacaactCCGCATCCTGGAGAACTACTGCTTTCTGGCCACTAAACAAAAGGCCAATGTGGAGAAAGCTCTTAGTGTTTTCACAGAGATTGCAAACAGTGAA agtGACCACGTACCGGCACTCTTGGCCATGGCGACAGCTTATATGATGCTGAAACAGACTCCCCGAGCCAGGAACCAGCTCAAACGCATCGCCAAGATGAACTGGAGCCTCATCGATGCCGATGAGTTTGAGAAGAGCTGGCTGCTCTTGGCGGACATCTACATCCATTTGGGGAAGTACGACATGGCCGGGGACCTGTTGAAGAGATGCCTCAATCATAACAAG TCATGCTGTAAGGCTTACGAGTATCTGGGCTACATAATGGAAAAGGAGCAGGCATTCCGTGATGCAGCTCTTAACTATGAACTGGCTTGGAAATATGGAAATCGAACTAACCCAACTATTG gatACAAGCTGGCTTTCAACTACCTAAAAGCAAAGAGGCATGTTGATGCCATAGATGTGTGTCATAAG GTTTTGGCTGCTCATCCAAATTatcccaaaatgaaaaaggaaatccTCGACAAAGCTCGTTGTGCCCTGAGatcgtag